TGCTATAGGCTAGAAAAATCATACCATACCATGCATACATTTGTTTTAAGACTACGTGATTAGCGTGGAATTGAGGGTGGCGGATGTACTTGCTTACTCTGGGTGAAATTGGTGTTGCTCAATCGAAATTCCACATGTTGGCATTATGATATGCATGCTACATTgttatttacaatgtaagatgGAGACATGGTCGTTATTGATACATCGGGTTTGTTTTGAGATCCTGGGCACCATAAAAGCTTTTGCTAGCCAATCCATTTAGCACCAGATGACCCATGCTCTTTACTTACAAAATTACTATCACTGTGGGAGTCACCGGGTAAGCATGACCTATGGCCATGGGTTTGGGGAAGGGAAAAAAATTGTTTTGAAATATATTTGATGATGGGCCTTACCTGTATTTTGTCAATCTCAAACTAGAAACTAACATCTTATTAGCCTGTAGCATTATCTTAAAGTAATCCCCTGTAGAATTCTATAAAATATAACCTAGTGTGACGCTAGacatagggcctgttcactttgatgccactttcaaccttaccaaattttggtaaagttgccaaaaaagtggctacatttagtttgctgtcaaattttggtaactatataagaaatcctaccaaaattttggcatagttgccaaaattttggcaatgcccaaatttggtaaggttttttttggcatcaaagtgaacaggcccataaTCAATATACGTTTTCTTAGAATGCTCGTAAACTATATGGGAGAAACAGACTGGTTTCAAGGCCTATTAGCACATGTTATGCAGTTTCTTTCGTAAAACTGGCCATATTTATAATTCATTTACTGAACATATTACTACAATCATTTTCTGTAATAATTGTTTTGTAACTCCATTAAATCTTCTGTGGCAGTGTGCATAATACATATTCGGAAAGGCAAATATGGCTACAAAACTCCGTCAACCGTCAACTGATGCAGAAAAAACAGAGGTTGGAGAAATAGACACAAGGGCTCCTTTTGAATCCGTCAAAGCTGCAGTAAGCTTATTTGGGGAAGTTCGATTTTCATCTGACAAATCAGCTGCAAGGAAGCCAAAGCCTCCTCAGGCAGAGGTAGGTACTTAtattaaacatttttttcatattagaTTAATAATAGTACTTCAATGTGTGCATGCATATATCTTTATGAAGGTTGAACATACCGATTTGTGTGGAATGTTATGCGTGCCTACTATTACATGGAATACTTATAAGTACAGCAATGTTGCAGACCTTGATGTTCTTAAGCCTTGTTGATTCCAGAACTGCTAACTTCAAATCTTACGCAACAAAATGCTGTGACCTTCAAGTGTGTTATACTGATGCCAATATGCCATAATGTTGATAACCATTTTCAAATGTCTAAGTAGTTTCATGTAGCACTTATTTGAAGCTAAGTAACACAGATCTTGGAACGATGCTGTGTTCCTCGTCCAGTGAACTTTGTCCCGAAACAAGGAACGGGAACAACACAAGATGACGTACCGAACGTGGATGGATCACATCCTAACATAAGGAGGTATGAGGAAGGCAAATCTGAGAGGGGTTGGGTTTAGGGATGGGGAATGCACCAGGGTCACAGCCGCAACGGGCGAGCACTGTTATTGCTCCCTCGCTGCTTGCTGCCATCGCACCTGAGTGCATGGAGGAACGCCACCGCTGTTGCGCTGAGGAGGACGGGGgagtgctgctgctgttgtgccGAAGGGGGTTGGGGGAGCGTTGTCGCCACTGACCTGAGGGAGGACAGGAAGCACCGCTGTAGTCGTGCTGCGGGGCTTGGGGAAGTGCGGTTGCCGCTGTCGCGCCGAGGGGCATGGGGGAGTGCCATCTCCATCGTCGCTATCACGCTGAGTGGCTGAGAACGATGGGATGGATTCTTTCCATCGATGGGATAAGACTGTGAGTGGATAAGGGATTCATCTTATTTCATTTTTGCTCTTGGACTCTGAATATTATGAACAGTTCTTTATTGAATTGATTTCTTTCATATAAGCCATAAAATTTCATATATATTCATTTAAGCTTATTGTATGCATAACAATGGAATGCTCATATTTATAAGCCCTTGGCTTCTAATTTCTGATATTGTTCCGGACTATCATCCCGGAAACTAATGGAACGCATTCCATACTTTGAACAAACGTTTTGAAGAGGTATTTCCCCCTTCATACCATATTTTTCAAAATCCCTGTTCCGGGATCTTTTTATGACTTAGGTTTGAAGCCAcgcctttgttttttttaatgaaatttgTCATATCAGCAAACTATTTCCTGCATGTTCCAGTGAATACCACAAGATACTTGTTTTTTATATGCTCTAACTCTTTTCATTTGCATTTACTTTCCTGTTCATTCCTATTTCTTTTTTGCAAGAAATAGGTGTGTTCCCACTGTTAGAAATTTCAGGCTGTTCCCCAGCCTATTTGCTGTCTTTAATTAAACAGATTATTATTAAATTAATGCACATTCTCCATTTATGAGTCTTTTCACAGCAGAAATTTGATTTGCATTTCTGAAAGAATAGTAGTTTTGCCTTCTACTTTTACTTTGATTATTTGTCTTGGTAGTTGTTGTACCTGGTCCACATCTGATGAACTACACTTTAGAAGAGAGCATAATTGAGTGACTTGTTGGCAGAAACAGAGAAAGAATTAGCGATGATTCACCATATGATACTACTAGAAGTctaagtttttgtttgtattttttttttggggggggggggggtgtgggGACTGACATGCATTCATACCATTAAAAAAGTTCAGTCCTGTAAGCTCAAGTTTTGCTGGATTTAATTTTCACCTTCGTTTTCGACTCCAAATAGTGCCACTCCTGGAGATTGGTTGTCCCATGCTTCCTTCCATGTGCCTATTTGAATATTGCATCATAGTTGCCATGGCCATAATCACATAAACGCAATGCAGAAACATTAGTTCCAGCTTAAGACAGGAGTATCAAATTTGTTATATGGTATAAGCTTTGAACGTAAACCCAGATACAAATCTTTCACTCACTGAAAAGTTAAAACATCAGGTACTGGGTTTTTTCTGGATTGGAATTGTATCAAGATAGGACTAATTTGATCAAAGTATCACCCCAGTCTCACTCCTACAAGTAGTGATGTCCTTGAGCCAACTTAGGGGCCTGCGAGGCACCATGATACTGGGAtctgacgtgcaatcctttgcTCATACCCATTCATTGTCTGTTGCCTTGGTCCACTGGTCTTCATCTTCTCTGAGCCTGGCATGGTTGCCAGTATCTCCAAGACCTACTGTTGCCATGGAAATAGGGGCAGCGGTGAGCTGGTTAGACCGTTAGAGCAACAGTTTGGTAGAGGAAGGTGGCAGCTGCTGGTACTTGGGACTGTTAATTGGATGGAAAGGTGGCAGTGGCATGATGGTGGAAAGCACTGTTGCCTATGACACTTGGTGTTTACGCAGCAGGCAAGCGAGCCAATGTGTCCTAGATGGTGCATAGGCAAGCACATTTTTAGGGATTGCGGCAAGCAACAATAGCATGTTATAGCATATCAGCTTCACATGTGGACCCAGTCAGTGTTGAGTGTTGGGTGGACACCAAAATCTGATGTCATCCAAACAAGCCTTAGTGTTTTACTTACTAAGAGTATGTTTTATttgatgatatatataatttttttatcaacaaTTACATGCATATCAGGCGAATCCCTGAATCATCTTTTTTTAGCTCAACTCAGACACTCAAATCTGAGTTGGACTCTGACATCAGTGTCCCAGTAAGACTGGACCCAGTTAGCAATCTTAGGCTCTTAGTAAGTAATAATGGTGGTAGCGGCAAGTAGGCAGTTAGCCATGCAGCAACAGCCAAGACCACCCAAGCAgcagaaaagagaaaacaaagaaGGCTAGGAGTGGGCTGCCTGGAAGAGATGGTTTGGAGCTTGCAAGCGGTGGCTCTGTTTCAGGTGTTTTAATGACATTAGTGGTGACATCACTAGTTTCAGTATGGCAGTCGAATTAGCACTGAATCATGTCTTAGTGAACTATACACACATCTTTTGTGACTTACATGATTGGCTGATTTGTAGGTCACTTCAGCATAGCTAAGCTTACTAGGACACCATGTAACTGAAAACAAGCCAAAAAACTATAGCGGTTTTGGGCGAGTGGGTGATTCTTCTGCTTTTATGGTTGAAAGGTGCCTAATGGTTTGTTTGTGATTGGGATTTCATTTGTAGACCTAGGCAATAGTTTTTTTCTTTAGGTGAGAGTGAGTCCCATGGTCACGACAGGGAGTCCACAGAAGCACCTCTCACATATGTGTATCTAGTACATGTGGGAGGATGCTTTGTTAagcttaaattttatttgatttgttttggATTGGCATGGTCAACATAACAAAAGAACAGTTAGAGACAGTGATTgaaaattttttttggatgttGTAAATGTACATGCGCAGATAGTTCACAATGCCTAATGTTGGGATGCTGTCTAATATAGATCAACTAAAATTGTCAACTGCCTCCATCATCCAGACATGTAGTATCTCAGGATCTTTCTTAGTTGTTTTTACTTTTTccaattttatagttttttaatGCGATTGTATTATCTTTTGAGGATGCATTTTTGTGCTTATATTTAACATGTTTTTTCATGCATTTAAATTTCTTCATTTTAATCGCATGGACCTCATATTTTTACATCATAGAGTATAACTGTATAAGTAATAACTGAACACTCATATGGTTTAACTGAGTCTATAACTTCATTATCCATGGAATGGCATTTCACTTTATCTATTTTGTATTTGGTTATCCAAATATACTCTGATGCTTGCAATATCAAAATCCTATCCTGTGGCAGAGGGTGTTAGCTAAGGAGACAGAACTGCACTTGGCCCAGAAAGAGTTAAATAAATACAAGGATCAGCTCAACAATGCTGAGACAACCAGAGTGCAAGCGTTATCTGAGCTGGAGAAAGCTAAGAAAACTGTTGAGGACCTGACCAATAAGCTGGATGCTATCAACAAGTCCAAAGAGCTGGCTATTCAAGCAACAGAGGATGCAAAAACTCGAACAAAGCAGCTTGAAGGTGGAGACTCGCTTGAGGCTGTTGGAAAAGATGGCCCTTTAAAGCAGGAATTGGATGTTGCAAGGGAACAGTATGTTGTTGCTTTGGCAGATCTTGATGCAGCAAAACAGGAGCTTAGAAAGCTCAAGAAGGATTTTGAAGCTTCATTGGATATGAGGTTGGCTGCAGCACAGCAGGAAGAGGAATCATTGCACttagctgaaacaaacaagcaaAAGGCTGATCAGCTTCGCAAGGAGATTGCTACAATTCAAGAGTCTCTTACGCATGTGAAGGCAGCCACTGAACAAGCACATGAAGAAGAGGCTCAAATCCTTGCTGAGAAAGATGTTACTAGGAAAACATACAAACAAGCTTTGGAAGAAGCCGAGAAGAAATTATCCTCTTTGAAAAAGGATTTTGATCCTGCTGTTTATAAAAGCCTCAAAGAAAAGCTAGATGAGACCAATTTGGAGATTTCATCTATGCAGAAAAAGATTGAAGATGCTCGAGCTCAAGATTTGGAGTCTATTGCTACTGTCAGCACAGAGTTGGATGATGCTAAGGAAATGTTACAGAAAGTGGCAGAGGAGGAAAGTTCTCTTCGGAGTTTAGTAGAATCACTTAAACAAGAGTTAGAAGCTGTTAAGGAGGAGCATGATCAATTGAAACAGAAGGATACAGAAACTGAATCCATAGTTGGAGACCTACATGTGAAGCTTCAGAAATGCAAATCTGAGCTTGAGGCAGCCGTAGCTGCTGAATCAAAAGCAACGTCAGCTTCTGATGACTTGATGTTGGCCCTCCAACAGTTGTCTTCCGAGTCAAAAAATGCCCTGCAGGAAGCTGAAGTAATGCAAAAGAGTGCTGCAGATTTAAGGGATGAAGCTGAAGCTGCACGAGTAGCATTAGCAGAAGCTGAACAAAAGTTGCAATCTGCTTTAAAAGAAGCAGAAGAGGCAAAATCAGCTGAAGCAAAGGCCCTTGATCAGATCAAGCAACTATCAGAAAGAGCAAGCGCTGCTCGGGCCTCAACATCTGAATCAGGTGCGAAGATAACAATATCAAAAGAAGAGTTTGAATCTCTTAGCCGAAAGGTGGAGGAGTCAGAGAAATTGAGTGAGATGAAAGTTGCTGCCGCTATGGCTCAAGTGGAGGCTGTCAGAGCCAGTGAGAATGAGGCGATTAAGAAATTGGAGGCGGCTCGGAAAGAGATGGAAGACATGGAATTGGCAAcagaggaagcactaaagaggGCAGAGATGGCTGAAGCAGCAAAGAGAGCTGTAGAAGGTGAGCTCAGGAGGTGGCGCGAGAAGGAGCAGAAGAAAGCTGCTGAAGCTCAGCCTGCTCCAGAAGCGCAAGCACATGGAACTGCATCTTCCCCTGTACAGAAAGCTTCTGCTGGAAAAGCCAATGAGAAGAATGATGGACCTCACAAGAACAGCAGAACACTATTGAAAAAGAGCTTTATGCTACCAAATATTACAAGCATGTTCCATAAGAAGAAGAATCATGCCGACGGCAGTTCTCCTTCACATCTTCCTGGGGACAAATCTGTATAATCTATCTGAAGCTCACGTCTGAATGATGTGATTCCAAACTTGGAATCATGGCTTTATGTATGATATTATATTTGTAGTTGCTTGTAATATATAATGTTATCCTGGTCTATATCTATGACTTGCCTGTTCCTGACTATTTGGGCTCCTGTGataagtttttttcttttttgtaccTCTGAAATTCGCTGTGGTTATATTGATCTGAGCAGTTTGTCTGCTATCAACAGAAATAACCACGTTTTATTCATGTCGTGCATTACTTTCAGATATAATGCAACGTTGAAGTGTTAAATTCTGGATTATTGAATTGTGATTTATAGACTGTCACAGTTGCCAATGAACATGAAGATCTAGATGTGTTTTGCTGGAGTATCATATATTCATCTTTGAAGATTAGAAAGTGTTGCCTCATCATTGGCATAATCATGTGATCTTAGGGGCTACCTTGAATTTTATTTGGGAGGTAATTTCCCCAATTAAATTATCTTTAGTTTCATTTTGGGGATAGTTTCTACAGTTAAATTCATATCCAATATGTAGTTCAGTATTGTCTAATTCAGCCATACATCACATTAGTAGTAATTTAATTGGTAACATCATATCTCAGCAGCACAGAATACACAAATGTTGTGAGAGCCTGTCAGGTGAGGTGCCCATACAAGTACACACAACGtgttttctatatgcatgtgaaAATTGCAAAACTAAAGAATGCTAATGTCAATATACTTCTTTTATTTACAAGACGTGCAAAAATAAAATGCTAGGATACATGTAGGCGCAAGGTGGGAGGAACCTGGCAAGGTCGCTGCTTTCCGATGATTTTGTCCTGCATCATTCATCTCACATAACCAAATGGTCTGTTTCGTGAGAATTCCACAGGATCATTTTGTAAGAAAATAATGTCATTTTCCCTTATTTTCCATTGGCAATCCACTGATCCAAACAGGGCCCAAAACCTTAAAAAGTTTGCCTTTTTGGGGAGCTACTGTAAGCTCACAAAGGAGGTTCTGTATCCGATTGTGAAATAAGTAAAGCTGCCTAATCAATCCTTTCTAGATTATATTTCACCATGTTCTCAAGAGTGCTTCTGAACTCACTCCTTGGAAGACACTGCAGACTTTGGATAGCTATTTCACCCTTCTCTCTTGCAAGCTCATGAGCCCTCTTTATTCCACCACTTCTATGAACTAGCTCTATTGCAGTAGCCAAGGAATTTGTTTCACTGAACTCGGAATCAATGATCTCCCTGAGCTGTGGTTCATCTTGCAAAGCGAAAATGACCGGGGCTGTTAGATTACCCTTTGCCAGGTCACTTCCTGCAGGTTTCCCAAGTTGTTCAGCTGATTGGGTGAAGTCAAGAATGTCATCGACTACCTGGAAGGAGAGACCGAGATTCCTTCCGTATTCATACATTTGTTCACATATAGCAGTGCTGACACCACTAAATATGGCAGCTGACCTTGTGCTTGCTGCAATCAGAGAAGCAGTCTTGTAGTAGCTCTTGAGCAGGTAATCATCAAGGGTGATGTCACAGTCAAAAAGTGTTGATGCTTGTTTTATTTCACCACTGGCAAAATCCTTGATTACCTGTTAAAGAAGCACCTTTCTGGATGCAAATCATGCATAGTTTTAAATAAGGCACAAAAACTTGCTCAAACTCTTCATTACCTGACTGATGAGCTTTATAACTTCAATATTTTCAAGGTTTGCAAGAAACCAAGAAGATTGTGCAAACATAAAATCACCAGCAAGTACAGCCACCCGTGTTC
This genomic window from Oryza sativa Japonica Group chromosome 12, ASM3414082v1 contains:
- the LOC4351956 gene encoding WEB family protein At5g55860; translation: MATKLRQPSTDAEKTEVGEIDTRAPFESVKAAVSLFGEVRFSSDKSAARKPKPPQAERVLAKETELHLAQKELNKYKDQLNNAETTRVQALSELEKAKKTVEDLTNKLDAINKSKELAIQATEDAKTRTKQLEGGDSLEAVGKDGPLKQELDVAREQYVVALADLDAAKQELRKLKKDFEASLDMRLAAAQQEEESLHLAETNKQKADQLRKEIATIQESLTHVKAATEQAHEEEAQILAEKDVTRKTYKQALEEAEKKLSSLKKDFDPAVYKSLKEKLDETNLEISSMQKKIEDARAQDLESIATVSTELDDAKEMLQKVAEEESSLRSLVESLKQELEAVKEEHDQLKQKDTETESIVGDLHVKLQKCKSELEAAVAAESKATSASDDLMLALQQLSSESKNALQEAEVMQKSAADLRDEAEAARVALAEAEQKLQSALKEAEEAKSAEAKALDQIKQLSERASAARASTSESGAKITISKEEFESLSRKVEESEKLSEMKVAAAMAQVEAVRASENEAIKKLEAARKEMEDMELATEEALKRAEMAEAAKRAVEGELRRWREKEQKKAAEAQPAPEAQAHGTASSPVQKASAGKANEKNDGPHKNSRTLLKKSFMLPNITSMFHKKKNHADGSSPSHLPGDKSV
- the LOC4351957 gene encoding probable solanesyl-diphosphate synthase 3, chloroplastic, whose product is MAAPSSLASSSHLSRRATAAASPSIPPPSPPPPPQRLRCGWVGRAAPPTRRAPGVCSVVSPSKPGVAAVDVPAATIPDAAATGVGVAERISVSSLLEVVADDLLKLNNNLKSLVGAENPVLVSAAEQIFGAGGKRLRPALVFLVSRATAELAGLLELTTEHQRLAEIIEMIHTASLIHDDVIDDSGMRRGKETIHQLYGTRVAVLAGDFMFAQSSWFLANLENIEVIKLISQVIKDFASGEIKQASTLFDCDITLDDYLLKSYYKTASLIAASTRSAAIFSGVSTAICEQMYEYGRNLGLSFQVVDDILDFTQSAEQLGKPAGSDLAKGNLTAPVIFALQDEPQLREIIDSEFSETNSLATAIELVHRSGGIKRAHELAREKGEIAIQSLQCLPRSEFRSTLENMVKYNLERID